The Ptychodera flava strain L36383 unplaced genomic scaffold, AS_Pfla_20210202 Scaffold_45__1_contigs__length_1260105_pilon, whole genome shotgun sequence genome window below encodes:
- the LOC139128152 gene encoding uncharacterized protein: protein MANCDSGNSAKHNNKGMMANTLSEALLVSASWNTESDDLTLQPTKTLVNDVCENTLKSDEVSKLYCTVLDVEVSEDQKKDAESVGVTLIPATRSKWSDPVLDPPVLNWLLNHDKYYPGLKELKHIKHVVSFSPMTKNAAAAIHESLFPQAQLHQLSPPEQNGVLFTFDIWNKDACGLTNYHRTIIHDFCVRKTKAGEQLIAYSTVIDVELSEDQKTDAKKCGVTLIPAKRKERGTMKKDLPKLDWLLKHEIHYPDLGKLKNIKYVVGYAPKTGWAAADIKETLFPDAKLVLINHAFPEKNCLFKMDDDEVELEEDMLKMAKEADMLFSIGPKIYEYFKNAYRATFDGTQLSDIPHEEILPKPGQLYFDGEVVNGTDTGTCSILTYGQLDTQEALITCESIAASIGNVANNLKECHEVCPDWKVKGVSEQDIKKTWNFLIEKLNSAHVMPKLYPTYSVQKLLRVLQQSHLCLPPSCYTDYSFEGLEAMAAGLPTRVQDDSHIASMIKKHFPMHTDFCVMTSHQTHMEQEISRSLTSNTEAFDHAKILKEDFSQSEVVTESLAKFAAVFKEEKRTKKSDSDALMVHVGLCEESYQQQISDLDKQSQTMSVREKKEQSKAAWKKIQAELDKTESEVLTNNTSLQRVDHNCRNSFGEGTVTKSTKRDSLAISLDLPTLYNLYRLKQTCLSGSFPDSFEPLLITDKMREEADKVGLQLKLKATYDQARFDELELFFINRDGGGLEPVKMYHDVIEGEDDEEILIDDEDTGQKSDTMVTGRIDGSSQTEQGQSTEDIQSKSEMERATLESQLKEAKEEKGTLEERCKELTQKLESTEQSLVSQRIGNSMEREKLQSELEQNQKLIKELQDKVAELEHQLEQSDLKKQGGKGDWSVTLVNGQHKDQGQKFKSPRGLAFHRDKLVVCDSDNNIVQILNKDYTCDKVIGSFDGQFTKPFRPLSVAISRFNHYFILDDENKQIVVCDENGKIIQIITLPENIKVVWDIALMDDFVLVTLSLTSPDTSVRPEDRDDRLVKYTQSGEYLAEVNGQIRGQGQFSRPVSVVVNSNNVIMVYDGGNRCIKCFDSDLNFLHQFGQSQLSEWSIVGYGSIAVDEDDNVYVCYNFDRIVKYRCDGKWICDLLEGNVRYPMYIAVMGDKIGVVERGSDQIKVFSK, encoded by the exons ATGGCTAATTGTGATAGCGGAAACTCAGCCAAGCATAACAACAAAG GCATGATGGCAAACACGCTCTCTGAAGCACTGCTTGTATCGGCATCGTGGAATACAGAATCAGATGACCTGACATTGCAACCAACAAAAACGCTTGTAAATGATGTCTGTGAAAACACACTGAAGTCTGATGAAGTTTCTAAACTCTACTGTACTGTTCTTGATGTTGAAGTCAGTGAAGACCAGAAGAAGGATGCAGAGAGTGTTGGGGTTACATTAATCCCAGCTACAAGAAGTAAATGGTCAGATCCTGTACTAGACCCACCTGTACTCAATTGGTTACTCAATCATGACAAATACTACCCAGGGCTGAAGGAGTTGAAGCACATAAAACATGTAGTCAGCTTTTCACCCATGACAAAGAATGCAGCAGCTGCAATCCATGAAAGTCTTTTTCCTCAAGCTCAGTTACACCAGCTATCTCCTCCTGAGCAAAATGGGGTCTTGTTTACTTTCGATATTTGGAATAAGGATGCTTGTGGACTAACCAACTATCACAGGACTATAATCCATGATTTCTGTGTAAGGAAGACCAAGGCTGGTGAACAACTCATTGCATATTCAACTGTAATAGATGTAGAACTCAGTGAAGACCAGAAAACAGATGCTAAAAAATGCGGAGTTACCTTGATTCCTGCAAAACGGAAAGAGAGGGGTACCATGAAAAAAGATTTACCAAAGCTCGACTGGTTACTGAAGCATGAAATACATTATCCAGACCTAGGAAAACTCAAGAACATCAAGTATGTGGTTGGTTACGCCCCAAAGACTGGATGGGCTGCTGCAGATATCAAGGAGACACTGTTCCCTGATGCCAAGCTAGTTTTAATTAACCATGCCTTCCCAGAGAAAAACTGTCTTTTCAAGATGGATGATGACGAGGTTGAATTAGAGGAAGATATGTTGAAAATGGCAAAAGAAGCTGATATGCTGTTTTCAATTGGTCCTAAAATATATGAGTACTTTAAAAATGCCTACAGAGCAACATTCGATGGAACGCAACTTTCAGACATCCCTCATGAAGAGATTCTTCCAAAACCTGGTCAACTTTACTTTGATGGTGAAGTGGTGAATGGAACAGACACTGGAACTTGCAGTATTTTGACATATGGACAGCTTGACACGCAAGAAGCCTTGATAACTTGTGAGTCAATAGCTGCATCTATTGGAAATGTTGCTAACAATTTAAAAGAATGTCACGAGGTATGCCCAGACTGGAAGGTGAAAGGTGTTTCTGAGCAGGATATAAAGAAAACATGGAACTTTCTCATTGAAAAACTTAACAGTGCTCATGTCATGCCAAAACTTTATCCAACCTATTCAGTACAGAAATTGTTACGAGTTCTTCAACAGTCTCACCTCTGCCTTCCTCCATCATGCTACACTGactacagttttgaaggcttggAAGCAATGGCAGCTGGTCTACCAACAAGAGTCCAGGATGATTCACACATTGCTAGTATGATTAAAAAACACTTTCCAATGCATACAGATTTCTGTGTCATGACAAGTCATCAGACACATATGGAACAGGAAATATCAAGAAGTCTAACTTCCAACACTGAAGCTTTTGATCATGCGAAGATACTCAAAGAAGATTTCAGTCAGAGTGAAGTGGTCACAGAAAGCTTGGCAAAATTTGCTGCTGTGTTCAAAGAGGAGAAAAGGACCAAGAAATCAG ATTCAGACGCCCTCATGGTGCATGTTGGACTATGTGAAGAGTCCTACCAGCAACAAATAAGTGATCTTGACAAACAATCCCAAACAATGAGTGTCAGGGAGAAAAAAGAACAATCGAAGGCAGCATGGAAGAAGATCCAAGCAGAGCTTGACAAAACTGAAAGTGAGGTTCTAACAAATAACACTTCTCTCCAAAGAGTAGATCACAACTGCAGGAATAGCTTTGGTGAAGGAACAGTGACCAAAAGTACCAAAAGAGATTCCTTGGCAATCTCACTTGACCTACCTACTCTGTATAACTTGTACAGATTGAAACAAACATGTCTATCTGGTAGTTTTCCTGACTCATTTGAACCACTATTGATAACTGATAAGATGAGAGAGGAGGCTGACAAAGTTGGATTACAACTCAAGTTGAAAGCAACATATGACCAAGCCAGATTTGATGAACTGGAACTGTTCTTCATAAACA GAGATGGAGGTGGACTTGAACCTGTCAAAATGTATCATGATGTCATTGAGGGAGAAGATGATGAAGAGATACTTATTGAT GATGAAGACACTGGTCAGAAATCTGACACAATGGTTACAGGAAGAATTGATGGTAGTTCTCAGACTGAACAAGGACAAT CCACTGAAGACATCCAATCTAAATCTGAGATGGAAAGGGCAACTCTAGAATCTCAACTGAAGGAGGCAAAGGAAGAGAAGGGTACCTTGGAAGAGAGATGTAAGGAACTGACACAGAAGTTAGAGAGCACTGAGCAGTCATTGGTCAGTCAACGTATTGGGAACAGTATGGAGAGAGAGAAATTACAGAGTGAACTTGAACAGAACCAGAAGCTGATCAAGGAACTTCAGGACAAAGTAGCAGAATTAGAACATCAATTGGAACAATCTGATCTGAAGAAACAAGGAGGGAAAG gtGACTGGTCAGTGACATTGGTTAATGGTCAACATAAAGACCAAGGACAAAAGTTCAAGAGTCCAAGAGGTTTAGCCTTTCACCGTGATAAACTTGTGGTGTGTGACAGTGATAACAatattgtacagatattgaacaAAGATTATACCTGTGACAAAGTCATAGGAAGCTTTGATGGTCAGTTTACAAAGCCATTCCGGCCACTGAGTGTAGCCATCTCACGTTTCAACCACTATTTCATacttgatgatgaaaataaacaaattgttgtttgtgatgaaaatggtaaaattatccAAATAATTACTCTACCTGAAAACATCAAAGTAGTCTGGGACATAGCTCTGATGGATGACTTTGTTTTGGTCACTTTGAGTTTGACCTCTCCGGACACCAGTGTGAGACCTGAGGACAGAGATGATAGACTGGTCAAGTACACTCAAAGTGGAGAATATCTAGCAGAAGTCAATGGTCAAATTAGAGGCCAAGGACAATTCTCCAGGCCGGTGTCTGTGGTTGTAAACAGCAACAATGTCATCATGGTTTATGACGGTGGCAATCGatgcatcaagtgttttgacagcgacctgaattttttacatcaattcgGACAAAGTCAGCTATCAGAGTGGAGCATTGTGGGATACGGATCCATTGCTGTGGATGAAGAtgataatgtttatgtttgttaCAACTTTGATAGAATCGTAAAATATCGATGTGATGGAAAGTGGATCTGTGATCTGTTGGAAGGTAATGTGAGATACCCTATGTACATTGCAGTCATGGGTGATAAAATTGGTGTTGTAGAGAGAGGCAGTGACCAAATCAAAGTATTTTCCAAGTAG